One Paenibacillus crassostreae DNA segment encodes these proteins:
- the dnaK gene encoding molecular chaperone DnaK encodes MSKVIGIDLGTTNSCVAVMEGGEAVVIPNPEGARTTPSIVGFKKDGERIVGETAKRQSITNPDRTIMSIKRHIGTDHKEKIDDKDYTAQEISAIILQKLKADAEAYLGQTVTQAVITVPAYFNDSQRQATKDAGKIAGLEVLRIVNEPTAAALAYGMEKTEDQTILVYDLGGGTFDVSILELGDGFFEVKATSGDNRLGGDDFDQLVIDHLVSEFKKDQGIDLSKDKSAVQRLKDAAEKAKKELSGVMTTTISLPFITVVDGVPQHLEMNLTRAKFDELTATLVERTLGPTRQALSDAGMTPNDIDKIVLVGGSTRIPAVQEAIKKLTGKDPHKGVNPDEVVALGAAVQAGVLTGDVKDVVLLDVTPLSLGIETAGGVFTKMIERNTTIPTSKSQVFSTYADNQPSVEIHVLQGERQMAAGNKTLGRFMLGDIPPAPRGVPQIEVSFDIDANGIVNVSATDKGTNKTQKITITSSSGLSDEEVERMMRDAEEHAEEDRLRKEMIEAKNNADQLVYSTDKVIKDLGDKADASEVEKAEAAKEKVKAAIETDNLEEINKATEELTEIVQQLSVKLYEQAAEAQQGADGEAGDAANGGAKKDNVVDADYEVVDEDKKSE; translated from the coding sequence ATGAGTAAAGTAATTGGGATTGACTTAGGAACAACAAATTCATGTGTTGCGGTTATGGAAGGCGGAGAAGCAGTAGTTATTCCTAACCCAGAAGGTGCACGCACAACACCATCAATTGTAGGTTTTAAGAAAGATGGGGAACGTATTGTTGGTGAGACAGCAAAACGTCAATCAATCACAAACCCTGACCGTACGATTATGTCTATTAAACGTCATATTGGTACAGATCACAAAGAGAAAATTGATGATAAAGATTACACTGCACAAGAAATTTCTGCAATTATTCTACAGAAACTAAAAGCTGATGCAGAAGCCTATCTTGGACAAACGGTAACTCAAGCCGTTATTACAGTTCCTGCATATTTCAACGATAGCCAACGTCAAGCAACTAAAGATGCTGGTAAAATTGCTGGATTAGAAGTTCTACGTATTGTCAATGAACCAACAGCGGCAGCACTTGCATACGGTATGGAAAAGACTGAAGATCAAACAATCCTAGTGTATGACCTTGGTGGTGGTACATTTGACGTATCTATTCTTGAATTAGGCGATGGATTCTTTGAAGTAAAAGCTACTAGTGGTGATAACCGTCTAGGTGGAGATGATTTTGACCAATTGGTTATTGATCACCTTGTAAGTGAATTCAAAAAGGATCAAGGAATTGACTTGAGTAAGGATAAATCAGCTGTTCAACGTCTTAAAGATGCTGCCGAAAAAGCGAAAAAGGAATTGTCTGGTGTTATGACAACTACGATCTCCTTACCGTTTATTACTGTTGTTGACGGAGTTCCTCAACATTTAGAAATGAATTTAACTCGTGCTAAATTCGATGAATTAACAGCAACATTGGTAGAGCGTACCCTTGGACCTACTCGTCAAGCACTTAGTGATGCAGGTATGACTCCAAATGATATTGATAAAATCGTTCTTGTTGGTGGATCAACACGTATTCCTGCAGTTCAAGAAGCAATTAAGAAATTGACAGGTAAAGATCCACATAAAGGTGTTAACCCAGATGAAGTTGTTGCTCTAGGTGCTGCAGTTCAAGCGGGTGTATTAACTGGTGATGTGAAGGATGTTGTCCTACTTGACGTAACACCATTGTCTCTAGGTATTGAAACTGCAGGTGGTGTATTTACGAAGATGATCGAACGTAATACAACGATCCCTACAAGTAAATCCCAAGTGTTCTCTACTTATGCTGACAACCAACCTAGTGTTGAAATTCATGTCTTGCAAGGTGAACGCCAAATGGCAGCAGGTAATAAGACACTTGGTCGCTTCATGCTTGGTGACATTCCACCAGCACCACGTGGTGTTCCTCAAATCGAAGTATCATTTGATATTGATGCGAACGGAATCGTTAATGTATCTGCAACAGATAAAGGTACGAACAAGACTCAGAAGATTACAATCACATCTTCAAGCGGATTGAGTGATGAAGAAGTTGAACGTATGATGAGAGATGCTGAAGAGCATGCAGAAGAGGATCGTCTACGTAAAGAGATGATTGAAGCGAAGAATAATGCGGATCAACTTGTCTATTCAACAGATAAAGTCATTAAAGATTTAGGCGATAAGGCAGATGCATCCGAAGTCGAAAAAGCTGAAGCAGCTAAAGAAAAAGTGAAAGCAGCGATTGAAACAGATAACCTAGAAGAAATTAATAAAGCTACTGAAGAGTTGACAGAAATTGTTCAACAACTTTCTGTGAAGCTATATGAACAAGCAGCTGAGGCACAACAAGGTGCTGATGGTGAAGCTGGAGATGCAGCTAATGGCGGAGCTAAGAAAGATAATGTAGTTGATGCAGACTATGAAGTTGTTGACGAAGATAAGAAATCAGAGTAA
- the lepA gene encoding translation elongation factor 4, with the protein MTDVFKRQKKIRNFSIIAHIDHGKSTLADRILEYTGALSSREMQEQVLDKMDLERERGITIKLQAVNLTYQADDGEEYILNLIDTPGHVDFTYEVSRSLAACEGALLVVDAAQGIEAQTLANVYLALDNNLEILPVINKIDLPSADPERVRQEIEDVIGLDASEAVLASAKSGIGIKEILEQIVVQVPSPSGDPEKPLKALIFDSHYDAYKGVIVYIRVVDGSIKAGMKIKMMATDKSFEVIEVGAFMPSMTIVDELRVGDVGFIVAGIKHVGDTRVGDTVTSAKNPTLEALPGYRTINPMVYCGLYPIETSEYVDLREALEKLQLNDASLSFEPESSSALGFGFRCGFLGLLHMEIIQERIEREFNIPLITTAPSVIYRIAMTNGEIIQIDNPSNYPEIGKIDHVEEPYVKASIIVPNDYVGMVMELCQNKRGEFINMEYLDANRVTIIYEVPLSEIVYDFFDKLKSGTKGYASFDYEISGYRKSNLVKMDILLNNEQVDALSFIVHRDRAFNRGRIICEKLREIIPRQMFEVPIQATVGTKVVARETVKAMRKNVLAKCYGGDISRKRKLLEKQKEGKKRMKQVGSVEVPQEAFMAVLKIDD; encoded by the coding sequence ATGACGGACGTATTTAAGAGACAAAAAAAGATTCGTAATTTTAGTATCATTGCGCATATAGACCATGGTAAATCGACTTTGGCCGACCGTATTCTTGAATATACTGGTGCATTGTCTTCGCGTGAAATGCAAGAACAAGTGCTAGATAAGATGGATCTTGAACGTGAACGAGGTATTACTATTAAGTTGCAAGCTGTAAATCTAACCTATCAGGCAGATGACGGCGAAGAGTATATTCTGAACTTAATTGATACTCCTGGACATGTAGATTTTACTTATGAAGTTTCTAGAAGCCTTGCAGCCTGTGAAGGTGCATTGCTTGTCGTAGATGCTGCACAAGGTATAGAAGCTCAGACCCTTGCTAACGTCTATTTAGCTCTTGATAATAACTTAGAAATTTTACCTGTTATTAACAAGATTGATCTACCAAGTGCAGATCCAGAGCGAGTGAGACAGGAGATCGAGGATGTTATCGGTTTGGACGCAAGCGAAGCTGTATTAGCTTCAGCGAAGTCAGGAATTGGTATCAAGGAGATCTTAGAACAGATCGTTGTTCAGGTTCCATCTCCATCAGGAGATCCTGAGAAACCTCTAAAAGCTTTGATCTTTGACTCACATTATGATGCTTATAAGGGTGTTATCGTCTATATTCGAGTAGTTGATGGTAGTATCAAAGCAGGAATGAAGATTAAAATGATGGCAACCGATAAATCATTTGAAGTAATTGAGGTCGGCGCTTTCATGCCTAGTATGACTATTGTGGATGAACTGAGGGTGGGAGATGTCGGATTTATAGTTGCCGGGATCAAGCATGTAGGGGATACACGTGTAGGGGATACGGTAACGAGTGCGAAGAATCCGACACTAGAAGCATTGCCTGGATATCGGACAATCAATCCGATGGTCTATTGTGGACTATATCCAATTGAGACATCGGAATATGTTGATTTACGTGAAGCGCTAGAGAAACTTCAATTAAATGATGCGTCTTTAAGCTTTGAGCCGGAGTCTTCCAGTGCACTTGGGTTTGGTTTCCGTTGTGGATTCTTAGGACTTCTTCACATGGAGATTATCCAGGAGCGGATTGAACGTGAGTTCAATATTCCACTTATCACAACTGCACCAAGTGTTATCTACCGTATTGCAATGACTAATGGGGAAATCATTCAGATTGACAACCCATCCAATTATCCGGAGATCGGTAAGATTGACCATGTCGAAGAACCTTATGTTAAAGCATCGATTATTGTGCCTAATGACTATGTGGGTATGGTTATGGAACTTTGTCAGAACAAACGTGGAGAGTTCATCAACATGGAGTATCTAGATGCGAATCGTGTAACTATTATTTATGAAGTACCACTTTCAGAGATTGTTTATGATTTCTTTGATAAGTTGAAGTCTGGTACGAAGGGTTATGCATCGTTTGATTATGAAATATCCGGATACCGTAAATCTAATCTTGTCAAAATGGATATTTTACTTAACAATGAACAAGTCGATGCTCTATCATTCATCGTACATCGTGATCGAGCTTTCAATCGCGGACGTATTATTTGTGAGAAGCTTCGTGAGATTATTCCGCGTCAAATGTTTGAAGTGCCCATTCAGGCAACGGTAGGTACAAAAGTAGTTGCTCGTGAAACTGTAAAAGCAATGCGCAAGAACGTATTGGCTAAATGTTACGGTGGCGATATTTCACGGAAACGTAAACTGCTTGAGAAACAAAAAGAAGGTAAGAAACGTATGAAACAGGTCGGAAGTGTTGAAGTTCCACAAGAAGCATTTATGGCAGTATTGAAAATTGACGACTGA
- the dnaJ gene encoding molecular chaperone DnaJ — protein sequence MAEKRDYYEVLGVSKNASDEEVKKAYRKLARQYHPDVNKAEDAESKFKEVKEAYDVLSDGQKRAGYDQYGHVDPNQGMGGGFSGDFGGGMGDIFDMFFGGGGRRDPNAPQRGNDLQYTMTIEFKEAVFGKESDITIPRTETCDTCHGSGAKAGTKPQTCHVCHGSGQEEVVQNTPFGRMVNRRSCSTCSGSGKIIKERCGTCSGQGKVKKQRKIHVKIPAGVDDGAQLRMTGEGEGGLRGGPSGDLYIVIRVKSHDFFEREGDDIYCEIPLTFAQVALGDEVEVPTLTEKVKLKIPAGTQTGTFFRLRGKGVPRLRGIGQGDQHVKVVVITPSNLSEEQKDLLRQIASLDGEKTHEHEQSFFDRVKKAFRGD from the coding sequence GTGGCTGAAAAGCGCGATTATTATGAAGTGCTCGGTGTCAGTAAAAATGCATCGGATGAAGAAGTTAAGAAGGCATATCGTAAGCTGGCACGCCAATATCACCCGGATGTAAACAAGGCTGAAGATGCGGAGTCCAAGTTTAAGGAAGTTAAGGAAGCGTATGATGTTCTAAGTGATGGTCAGAAAAGAGCGGGTTATGATCAATATGGTCATGTCGATCCTAATCAAGGGATGGGCGGTGGCTTCTCCGGTGATTTCGGTGGTGGTATGGGTGACATATTCGACATGTTCTTCGGTGGTGGTGGTAGACGTGACCCGAACGCACCTCAACGAGGAAACGATCTACAATATACAATGACGATTGAATTCAAAGAAGCTGTATTTGGAAAAGAAAGTGATATTACGATTCCACGTACAGAAACTTGTGATACATGTCATGGTTCTGGAGCAAAAGCAGGAACTAAACCTCAAACTTGTCATGTATGTCATGGTAGTGGACAAGAAGAGGTTGTTCAAAATACACCATTTGGACGTATGGTTAATCGCCGTAGCTGTTCGACATGTAGTGGTTCTGGTAAAATTATCAAAGAACGTTGTGGAACATGTTCAGGACAAGGTAAAGTTAAGAAGCAACGTAAGATTCACGTCAAGATCCCTGCAGGTGTAGATGATGGAGCTCAATTGCGTATGACAGGTGAAGGTGAAGGTGGATTACGCGGTGGTCCTTCAGGGGATCTATATATCGTCATTCGCGTGAAATCTCATGATTTCTTCGAACGTGAAGGTGATGATATCTATTGCGAGATTCCTCTAACTTTCGCTCAAGTTGCATTAGGTGATGAAGTTGAAGTTCCTACACTGACCGAAAAGGTGAAGCTCAAGATTCCGGCAGGTACACAAACTGGAACATTCTTCCGTCTTAGAGGGAAAGGTGTTCCTCGTCTTCGCGGTATCGGCCAAGGTGATCAACATGTTAAAGTTGTCGTTATTACACCAAGTAATCTTAGCGAAGAGCAAAAAGATTTACTTAGACAAATTGCTTCTCTAGACGGAGAAAAGACACATGAACATGAACAATCTTTTTTTGATCGAGTAAAGAAAGCTTTCCGTGGTGATTAA
- a CDS encoding N-acetyltransferase, with amino-acid sequence MSAVCRKASPEDIDYLVEMIQGYAEKGIMLPRSRKVLEKQMDQFLVAEVEGQIVGCGSLCQLGNDLVEIRSLGIAEDYKGKGIGSLLVSALTEEARQQQIPKIMALTYAVSFFTKNGFDVVEKEIFPEKVWTDCVFCSKQHCCDEIAVLKILN; translated from the coding sequence ATGTCGGCTGTATGCAGAAAAGCATCACCTGAAGATATTGATTATCTTGTTGAGATGATTCAGGGTTATGCTGAAAAGGGAATTATGCTCCCACGTTCTCGCAAGGTACTGGAGAAGCAAATGGATCAGTTTCTTGTAGCGGAAGTTGAAGGTCAGATTGTTGGTTGTGGATCATTATGCCAACTTGGGAATGACCTGGTTGAAATACGTTCGTTAGGCATAGCTGAAGATTATAAAGGTAAGGGGATTGGGTCTTTACTTGTGTCTGCTTTAACAGAAGAAGCAAGACAACAGCAAATTCCTAAGATCATGGCCTTAACATATGCAGTTTCTTTTTTTACTAAGAATGGGTTTGACGTGGTAGAGAAAGAAATATTTCCGGAAAAGGTGTGGACTGACTGCGTTTTTTGTAGTAAACAACATTGTTGTGATGAGATAGCTGTCCTTAAGATACTGAACTGA
- the hemW gene encoding radical SAM family heme chaperone HemW: MAEQQHEVQKAHLGSRKPPQAVYLHIPFCTNKCFYCDFNSYVLKDQPVMDYLIALDREMELTVKETPPGQINSIFVGGGTPTVLKPDEMKYFLNSVRTHFPDWSDDIEFSMEANPGTTDLEKLTVMREGGVNRVSFGVQAFQNELLSGIGRIHNTDDVYHSLENARKAGFDNMSIDLMFGLPNQTLEMLSESVTKALELNLNHYSIYSLKVEENTLFHTMYQKNQLPLPHEDEELKMYLLLMDRMKQAGYNQYEISNFAKPGFGSRHNLTYWLNEDYYGLGAGAHGYVGRQRHMNIKGVNPYVEGVQKGLPRLDSIPISKEEAMEDFLMVGLRVMEGISKAHFEEQFEEQMDVIFAKQLKKMLNVGLLESTQAGYRLSEQGILFGNDVFGEFVGSITGH, translated from the coding sequence ATGGCTGAACAACAGCATGAAGTACAGAAAGCACATTTGGGAAGCCGTAAGCCACCACAAGCGGTTTATTTGCATATTCCTTTTTGCACGAATAAGTGTTTTTACTGTGATTTTAATTCATATGTATTAAAGGACCAGCCGGTCATGGACTATTTGATTGCCTTAGATCGTGAAATGGAGTTAACCGTTAAAGAAACACCTCCAGGACAGATTAATAGTATTTTTGTAGGAGGGGGAACTCCGACTGTTCTGAAACCTGATGAAATGAAATATTTCTTAAATTCGGTACGTACTCATTTCCCTGATTGGTCAGATGATATTGAATTTTCGATGGAAGCGAATCCTGGAACTACGGATCTTGAGAAATTAACAGTCATGCGTGAAGGTGGTGTGAACCGTGTGAGTTTCGGTGTCCAAGCTTTCCAGAATGAGTTACTCTCAGGGATTGGGCGGATTCACAATACAGATGATGTCTATCACAGTCTAGAAAATGCTCGCAAAGCTGGGTTTGACAATATGTCAATTGACCTCATGTTCGGACTTCCAAATCAGACGCTAGAAATGCTCTCAGAGAGCGTAACAAAGGCGTTAGAGCTTAATCTGAACCATTATTCTATATATAGCTTAAAGGTGGAGGAGAATACGCTCTTTCATACGATGTATCAGAAGAATCAATTACCATTACCTCATGAAGATGAAGAGCTAAAGATGTACCTTTTATTAATGGACCGCATGAAACAAGCAGGATACAATCAATATGAAATTAGTAATTTTGCGAAACCTGGATTTGGTAGTAGACATAATCTGACGTATTGGCTAAATGAAGATTATTATGGTCTTGGTGCAGGTGCACATGGTTACGTAGGGCGACAACGCCATATGAATATCAAAGGAGTTAATCCCTATGTTGAGGGTGTGCAAAAAGGACTCCCGCGCTTGGATAGCATCCCTATATCGAAAGAAGAAGCCATGGAGGATTTCTTAATGGTTGGGCTTCGAGTGATGGAAGGTATATCTAAGGCTCATTTTGAAGAGCAGTTCGAGGAGCAGATGGATGTTATTTTCGCTAAACAATTAAAAAAGATGCTAAATGTTGGTCTCCTAGAATCAACGCAAGCGGGGTATCGATTAAGCGAACAAGGGATATTATTTGGGAATGATGTATTTGGTGAATTTGTAGGATCAATAACGGGACATTAA
- a CDS encoding TCP-1/cpn60 chaperonin family protein, producing MSQGQQQSVREGEERYATLLNNSNAVRAITSAVEGTLGPKGLDVMLVGTRGEVIITNDGVTILDRIDVSHPAASLLIQVARSQQRKVGDGTTSATVLAGALVQEGVAQIMKGVPASKVVSGMQQGIEFSLQSLSRRSRKIKGLSDPFLEKTAYIAGRERRDIVKLIMDAASKVGLERLIDPSFNLANCVIAIEKADNEVYEGLLLRQKPLHFRGNYVQKDVRILVLHDALEPETLDEEVLTTEAGFARYMELREQFGRELLSLSELGVGVILLERGVHPDAEQFCLDHNILVIQRVSRVDLGRVCEMTGAIPVKRTALHKSSEQLQRILGFSPRVAYDEELERVRMQAQVDSQEPFVTVVVGASTSEIVGESARIAGDAASALQAAVSGGVLPGGGTTELAVSYELERQRETIKGMEAFGFAAVATALRKPMAQILLNAGYNPLEKLEEARAAQLSEDCDSMGIDCDTGLVINYETEGIVDPALVKLHGLKAAAEVATAVLRIHNVIKMREEDVRLND from the coding sequence ATGAGTCAAGGACAGCAGCAATCAGTTCGCGAGGGTGAGGAACGATACGCAACCTTGCTTAACAATAGTAATGCAGTCCGTGCCATTACTTCTGCGGTCGAAGGCACACTCGGTCCTAAAGGGCTAGATGTAATGCTCGTGGGTACTAGAGGTGAAGTAATCATTACCAATGACGGCGTTACAATTTTGGACAGAATAGATGTAAGTCATCCTGCCGCTAGCCTACTTATTCAAGTGGCAAGATCACAGCAAAGAAAAGTCGGCGATGGTACAACTTCAGCGACTGTACTAGCGGGTGCGCTGGTACAAGAAGGTGTTGCTCAGATTATGAAGGGAGTTCCAGCTTCTAAAGTTGTATCTGGTATGCAGCAAGGTATTGAATTTTCCTTACAATCACTGAGTCGTCGATCAAGGAAGATCAAGGGCCTTAGTGATCCTTTCTTAGAGAAGACGGCCTACATAGCGGGTCGAGAACGCAGAGATATTGTGAAACTTATCATGGATGCTGCTTCCAAAGTAGGGTTAGAACGTTTGATAGATCCATCATTCAACTTGGCAAATTGTGTGATTGCGATTGAAAAGGCGGATAACGAAGTATACGAAGGTTTACTTTTACGTCAGAAACCACTGCATTTTCGTGGAAACTATGTACAAAAAGATGTCCGAATATTAGTTCTTCATGATGCGCTTGAACCTGAGACACTTGATGAAGAAGTATTAACCACGGAAGCTGGATTTGCACGATATATGGAGTTGCGAGAACAGTTTGGTAGAGAATTACTAAGCTTAAGTGAACTTGGTGTAGGTGTTATCTTATTAGAACGTGGTGTCCATCCAGACGCAGAACAATTCTGTCTCGATCATAATATCTTAGTGATTCAACGAGTAAGTCGAGTTGATCTAGGTCGTGTGTGTGAGATGACAGGAGCAATCCCTGTTAAGCGTACTGCACTTCATAAGTCTTCGGAGCAGTTGCAACGAATATTAGGATTCTCTCCACGAGTGGCATATGATGAGGAGCTAGAGCGTGTTCGCATGCAGGCACAAGTCGATAGTCAAGAGCCGTTTGTGACAGTTGTTGTTGGAGCTAGTACATCAGAAATCGTTGGTGAATCTGCACGTATCGCGGGGGATGCAGCGTCAGCATTACAAGCTGCTGTATCAGGAGGCGTGCTACCTGGTGGCGGTACAACAGAACTGGCTGTATCCTATGAATTGGAACGTCAACGTGAGACCATTAAAGGTATGGAAGCCTTTGGTTTTGCTGCTGTAGCGACAGCTCTTAGAAAACCTATGGCTCAAATTTTGTTGAATGCAGGTTATAACCCTCTCGAAAAGTTAGAGGAAGCACGCGCAGCTCAGCTGTCAGAGGATTGTGATAGTATGGGGATTGATTGTGATACAGGACTCGTTATTAATTATGAGACTGAGGGAATCGTTGATCCAGCGCTAGTGAAGTTGCATGGACTTAAAGCAGCTGCTGAAGTTGCTACGGCAGTGCTTCGTATTCATAATGTGATTAAGATGAGGGAAGAGGATGTACGGTTGAATGATTGA
- the hrcA gene encoding heat-inducible transcriptional repressor HrcA, with the protein MLTERQRMILNVIVDDYIRSAEPVGSRSISKRADVGYSPATIRNEMADLEELGFLEQPHTSAGRIPSNKGYRYYVDHMAHWVAIDPIERNKIRSFYADKLNAMEQVIQQSAMILSHMTNYTSILLGPEVFHTSLRHFQLLPLNETTAVAIIVTSTGQVENKTVAIPPGVSVSEMEKVVNLLNSKLVNVPLYKLKSRLYSELAEELERYTSHYEELLVVLDSVLGNENEHHVYLSGTTNMLTQPEFRDVDKVKNILDLLEETPTLMKMMNPIASGSGIHVKIGTENDHEAFADCSLITATYSLEGKSLGTIGILGPTRMEYGRVMSILGVISKDLTTLLSHWYK; encoded by the coding sequence TTGTTAACTGAACGTCAAAGAATGATATTGAATGTTATTGTTGACGATTATATTCGTTCTGCCGAACCTGTCGGTTCTCGCAGCATCTCTAAGAGGGCCGATGTAGGGTATAGTCCAGCAACAATCCGTAATGAAATGGCGGATCTTGAGGAATTGGGATTTCTTGAACAACCTCATACTTCCGCTGGTCGAATTCCATCGAATAAAGGTTATCGTTATTATGTAGACCATATGGCTCATTGGGTTGCAATTGATCCTATTGAACGAAATAAGATTAGATCTTTTTATGCTGATAAATTAAATGCGATGGAACAAGTCATCCAACAATCAGCAATGATTCTTTCTCATATGACCAATTATACGTCAATTCTATTAGGACCAGAAGTATTCCACACATCGCTACGACACTTCCAACTTCTGCCACTTAATGAAACAACTGCGGTTGCTATTATTGTAACTAGTACAGGACAAGTTGAAAATAAGACGGTAGCTATACCACCAGGAGTATCTGTTTCAGAAATGGAGAAAGTGGTGAATCTGCTTAATAGTAAACTTGTAAATGTTCCATTATATAAGCTGAAATCCCGTTTGTATTCTGAACTTGCAGAAGAACTGGAGAGATACACGTCCCATTATGAGGAATTACTTGTTGTTCTGGATTCAGTATTGGGTAATGAGAATGAACACCATGTTTACCTTAGTGGTACGACGAATATGCTTACGCAACCGGAGTTCAGAGATGTAGATAAGGTGAAGAACATTCTAGATCTTCTGGAAGAAACACCTACACTGATGAAGATGATGAATCCGATTGCTAGTGGAAGTGGGATTCATGTGAAGATCGGTACAGAAAATGATCATGAAGCATTTGCTGATTGTAGTCTTATTACAGCGACATATTCTTTAGAAGGAAAGTCCTTAGGTACGATAGGAATATTAGGACCTACTAGAATGGAGTATGGTAGAGTGATGAGTATTCTGGGAGTGATATCGAAGGATTTGACAACGTTATTGTCACATTGGTACAAATAG
- the grpE gene encoding nucleotide exchange factor GrpE produces MKEENQEDINKASEEIDTDNIVEVVEEDTESSLEQEPIVITELDRLQALADEAQQRVLRTQADFDNYRKRTQKEKEDTAKYASIKLITELLPIVDNFERAISVEVADTQLESFSKGMNMIYRQLEGILQTEGLVPMESVGEPFNPEYHQAIMQVPSEDYEEGIVVEVVQKGYMLKDKVLRPAMVKVSE; encoded by the coding sequence ATGAAAGAAGAGAACCAAGAGGACATAAACAAGGCTTCAGAGGAAATAGATACAGATAACATTGTAGAAGTAGTTGAGGAAGATACTGAGTCTTCGCTAGAGCAAGAACCCATTGTAATAACTGAATTGGATCGTCTACAAGCACTAGCAGATGAGGCTCAACAACGTGTTTTACGTACACAAGCTGATTTCGATAATTATCGTAAACGGACACAGAAAGAAAAAGAAGATACGGCCAAATATGCTTCGATCAAATTGATTACCGAACTTCTACCGATTGTAGATAATTTTGAGCGAGCAATATCTGTCGAAGTCGCTGATACGCAACTGGAGTCCTTCTCCAAAGGGATGAATATGATATACCGCCAATTGGAAGGTATCTTGCAAACCGAAGGTTTAGTTCCAATGGAAAGTGTAGGGGAACCATTCAATCCAGAATATCATCAGGCAATTATGCAAGTGCCAAGTGAAGATTATGAAGAAGGTATCGTTGTTGAAGTTGTTCAAAAAGGCTATATGTTAAAGGATAAAGTGCTTCGCCCAGCGATGGTTAAAGTCAGCGAATAG